One genomic segment of Pseudomonas fortuita includes these proteins:
- the yghU gene encoding glutathione-dependent disulfide-bond oxidoreductase produces the protein MSKPAYVPPKVWRNEAASGGQFASINRPVAGPTHDRDLPLGNHPLQLYSLATPNGVKVTIALEELLALGHTAAEYDAWLIRIGEGDQFSSGFVQVNPNSKIPALLDRSVEPPVRVFESGSILLYLADKFGALLPKSPATRAESLNWLFWQMGAAPYLGGGFGHFYVYAPEKIEYAINRFTMEAKRQLDVLDRRLAESRYLGGDEYSIADIAVWPWYGQLVRGNLYDAAEFLAVDEYPNVQRWAEEIALRPAVQRGTRVNRTWGDEASQVPERHAAQDLD, from the coding sequence ATGAGCAAGCCCGCCTACGTGCCACCCAAGGTCTGGCGCAATGAAGCAGCGTCCGGCGGCCAGTTCGCCAGCATCAACCGCCCTGTTGCCGGCCCGACACACGACAGGGACCTGCCGCTAGGCAACCACCCTCTGCAGCTTTACTCCCTGGCCACCCCCAATGGCGTCAAGGTCACCATTGCCCTTGAAGAGCTGCTTGCCTTGGGCCATACCGCAGCCGAGTACGATGCCTGGTTGATCCGCATTGGTGAGGGCGACCAGTTTTCCAGCGGCTTCGTCCAGGTCAACCCCAATTCCAAAATCCCTGCCCTGCTCGACCGCAGCGTCGAACCGCCTGTGCGGGTATTCGAATCGGGTTCGATCCTGCTGTACCTGGCAGACAAGTTCGGCGCACTGCTGCCAAAATCGCCCGCTACACGCGCCGAGAGCCTGAACTGGCTGTTCTGGCAGATGGGCGCGGCGCCTTACCTGGGCGGTGGCTTCGGTCACTTCTACGTGTATGCCCCGGAAAAAATCGAATACGCGATCAACCGCTTTACCATGGAGGCCAAGCGTCAACTGGACGTGCTCGACCGCCGCCTGGCCGAGAGCCGCTACCTGGGCGGTGATGAGTACAGCATTGCCGATATTGCCGTGTGGCCGTGGTATGGCCAGCTGGTGCGCGGCAACCTGTATGACGCGGCAGAATTCCTGGCGGTGGATGAGTATCCCAACGTGCAGCGCTGGGCCGAGGAAATTGCCCTGCGCCCGGCGGTGCAGCGAGGAACGCGGGTAAACCGCACGTGGGGTGATGAGGCCAGCCAGGTGCCCGAGCGGCATGCGGCGCAGGACCTGGATTGA
- a CDS encoding alpha/beta hydrolase family protein produces MTIPRCVLALVLIGGLLAHAEAGPRVVGLHHMTLADPVDSRPMQALAFYPAIGKPRSSRIDGYPVEVAEEAPVATGRFPLLVLSHGNTGSPLALHYLATSLARRGFVVVAVVHPGDNAHDHSRLGTLSNLYGRPLQVSAAITAARDDALVGAYLDEGKVGVIGYSAGGETALILSGARPDLDRLRQYCLERPTDADACKTHGILIADRSELAPQADQRVGAVMLMAPLSLLFGRHALAGVQVPALIYSGDSDQLVAVDRNAEALARKLPVTPDYRLLAGAGHFVFMAHCDAEQYARMPALCKDAEGVDRRHIHHSLARETAAFFSQALGAPQLAERSAAASAPR; encoded by the coding sequence ATGACTATTCCCCGCTGCGTGTTGGCGCTGGTCCTGATCGGCGGCCTGCTGGCCCATGCCGAGGCTGGGCCCCGGGTTGTCGGCCTGCACCACATGACCTTGGCCGACCCGGTCGATAGCCGGCCGATGCAAGCACTGGCGTTCTACCCCGCTATCGGTAAACCCCGTAGCAGCCGTATAGACGGCTATCCAGTCGAGGTGGCTGAAGAGGCACCCGTCGCCACGGGCCGGTTCCCGTTACTGGTATTGTCCCACGGCAATACCGGCAGCCCATTGGCGCTGCATTACCTGGCAACTTCGTTGGCGCGGCGAGGCTTTGTGGTGGTGGCAGTCGTGCACCCTGGGGACAATGCCCACGACCACAGTCGTCTGGGTACTCTGAGCAATCTGTATGGCCGGCCGCTGCAAGTCAGCGCCGCCATCACCGCAGCCCGCGATGATGCTTTGGTCGGGGCTTACCTGGATGAAGGCAAGGTGGGCGTGATCGGTTATTCAGCCGGTGGCGAAACCGCGTTGATCCTTTCCGGTGCGCGCCCGGACCTGGACCGCCTGCGCCAGTACTGCCTGGAGCGTCCGACCGACGCCGACGCCTGCAAGACCCACGGCATCTTGATTGCCGACCGCAGCGAACTGGCGCCGCAGGCCGACCAGCGGGTAGGGGCGGTGATGCTGATGGCGCCGTTGAGCCTGCTGTTCGGGCGCCATGCCTTGGCGGGGGTTCAGGTGCCAGCGCTGATCTACAGCGGTGATAGCGACCAGCTGGTGGCGGTGGACCGCAACGCCGAAGCTCTGGCCCGCAAGCTGCCGGTCACTCCCGATTATCGCCTGTTGGCCGGCGCCGGCCACTTTGTGTTCATGGCCCACTGCGACGCCGAGCAGTACGCGCGGATGCCGGCGCTGTGCAAGGATGCCGAGGGTGTGGATCGCCGCCATATCCATCATTCGCTGGCGCGTGAAACGGCGGCGTTCTTCAGCCAGGCGCTGGGCGCGCCGCAACTGGCCGAGCGATCAGCCGCGGCGAGCGCGCCGCGATAG
- a CDS encoding MFS transporter, protein MTAQQPAPASHTLHITLQILSIVFYTFIAFLCIGLPIAVLPGYVHDQLGFGAVIAGVTIGLQYLATLLSRPFAGRVADTLGGKRAIRFGLLGIAGCGVLTLLSAWTLTLPLLSLALLLGGRLLLGIAQGLIGVATLSWGISQVGPEHTARVISWNGIASYGAIAIGAPLGVLAVDGLDFSVLGPALLVLATLALLVLRKRPDVVVARGERLPFWSAFARVAPCGLGLTLASIGYGTLTTFVTLYYLERGWVGAAWCLSAFGVCFIISRLLFVNAVNRFGGYNVAVACMATEVLGLSLLWLAPAPAWALVGAGLTGFGLSLVYPALGVEAIRQVPSNSRGAGLGAYAVFFDMALAIAGPLMGAVAVHLGYASIFCVAALLALAGVGLTLLLSRRARRG, encoded by the coding sequence ATGACCGCGCAACAACCTGCCCCCGCCAGCCATACGCTGCACATCACCCTGCAGATCCTGTCGATCGTTTTCTACACCTTCATTGCCTTCCTCTGCATCGGCCTGCCCATTGCGGTGTTACCCGGCTACGTGCACGACCAGCTGGGCTTCGGTGCGGTGATCGCCGGGGTGACCATCGGCTTGCAATATCTGGCCACCCTGCTGAGCCGCCCGTTTGCCGGGCGCGTTGCAGACACCCTCGGGGGCAAGCGAGCCATCCGCTTCGGCCTGCTGGGGATTGCCGGCTGCGGGGTATTGACGCTGTTATCGGCCTGGACCCTGACGCTGCCACTGCTGAGCCTCGCGTTGTTGCTTGGCGGCCGTTTGCTGCTCGGCATCGCCCAGGGGCTGATCGGCGTGGCTACCTTGAGTTGGGGCATCAGCCAGGTCGGCCCCGAACACACCGCCAGGGTGATCTCATGGAACGGTATCGCCTCCTACGGCGCCATCGCTATTGGCGCGCCACTGGGCGTATTGGCCGTGGATGGGCTGGACTTCAGCGTGCTGGGGCCTGCTTTGCTGGTGCTGGCAACCCTTGCCCTGCTGGTGTTGCGAAAGCGCCCCGATGTGGTGGTGGCGCGCGGCGAGCGCCTGCCATTCTGGTCGGCGTTTGCCCGGGTCGCACCGTGCGGTCTTGGCCTGACCCTGGCTTCGATCGGCTATGGCACCCTGACCACCTTCGTCACCTTGTACTACCTGGAGCGAGGTTGGGTGGGCGCAGCCTGGTGCCTCAGTGCGTTTGGGGTGTGCTTCATCATTTCGCGGCTTTTATTCGTCAATGCCGTCAACCGGTTTGGTGGCTACAACGTGGCGGTCGCCTGCATGGCCACCGAAGTGCTGGGCCTGAGCCTGCTGTGGCTGGCGCCTGCGCCGGCCTGGGCACTGGTCGGCGCGGGGCTTACCGGTTTCGGGCTGTCGCTGGTGTACCCGGCGCTGGGCGTCGAGGCAATCAGGCAGGTCCCCAGCAACAGCCGCGGCGCGGGGCTGGGGGCCTATGCGGTGTTCTTCGATATGGCCTTGGCTATCGCCGGCCCGCTGATGGGCGCAGTAGCCGTGCACCTGGGCTATGCCTCGATCTTCTGCGTGGCTGCCCTGCTCGCCCTGGCCGGGGTGGGCCTAACGCTGTTGCTATCGCGGCGCGCTCGCCGCGGCTGA
- a CDS encoding ABC-F family ATPase, translated as MISTANITMQFGSKPLFENVSVKFNNGNRYGLIGANGCGKSTFMKILGGDLEPSGGQVMLEPNTRLGKLRQDQFAYEEFTVIDTVIMGHSQLWKVKAERDRIYSLPEMTEEDGMAVAELETEFAEMDGYTAESRAGELLLGLGIPLEQHFGPMSEVAPGWKLRVLLAQALFSDPDVLLLDEPTNHLDINTIRWLETILTARNSTMIIISHDRHFLNSVCTHMADLDYGELRLFPGNYDEYMTAATQSREQLLSDNAKKKAQIAELQTFVSRFSANASKAKQATSRAKQIDKIQLAEVKPSSRVSPFIRFEQTKKLHRQAVVVEKMAKAFDDKVLFKNFDITVEAGERVAIIGPNGIGKTTLLRTLVGEMTPDAGSVKWTDSAEVGYYAQDHAHDFEDDLSLFDWMGQWTSGEQVIRGTLGRMLFSNDEILKSVKVISGGEQGRMLFGKLILQKPNVLVMDEPTNHLDMESIEALNLALENYPGTLLFVSHDREFVSSLATRIIELSPDGVVDFSGTYDDYLRSQGVLV; from the coding sequence TTGATTTCTACCGCTAACATCACCATGCAGTTCGGCTCCAAGCCGCTGTTTGAAAACGTTTCCGTAAAATTCAACAACGGCAACCGCTACGGTCTGATCGGCGCCAACGGTTGCGGCAAGTCGACCTTCATGAAGATCCTCGGCGGTGACCTGGAGCCTTCCGGTGGCCAGGTGATGCTGGAACCGAACACCCGCCTGGGCAAGCTGCGCCAGGACCAGTTCGCCTATGAAGAATTCACCGTGATCGACACCGTGATCATGGGCCACAGCCAGCTGTGGAAGGTCAAGGCCGAGCGCGACCGTATCTACTCGCTGCCGGAAATGACCGAAGAAGACGGCATGGCCGTCGCCGAGCTGGAAACCGAATTCGCCGAAATGGACGGCTACACTGCCGAATCGCGCGCCGGTGAACTGCTGCTGGGCCTGGGTATCCCCCTGGAACAGCACTTCGGCCCGATGAGCGAAGTGGCGCCAGGCTGGAAGCTGCGTGTCCTGCTGGCCCAGGCATTGTTCTCGGACCCGGACGTGCTGTTGCTCGACGAACCAACCAACCACCTGGATATCAACACCATCCGCTGGCTGGAAACGATCCTCACGGCGCGTAACAGCACCATGATCATCATTTCCCACGACCGCCACTTCCTCAACAGCGTCTGCACCCACATGGCCGACCTGGATTACGGCGAGCTGCGCCTGTTCCCAGGCAACTATGACGAGTACATGACGGCGGCCACCCAGTCGCGTGAGCAGTTGCTGTCGGACAACGCCAAGAAAAAGGCGCAGATCGCCGAACTGCAGACGTTCGTCAGCCGCTTCTCGGCCAACGCCTCCAAGGCCAAGCAGGCGACTTCGCGTGCCAAGCAGATCGACAAGATCCAGCTGGCCGAAGTCAAACCTTCCAGCCGTGTCAGCCCGTTCATTCGCTTTGAGCAGACCAAAAAACTGCACCGCCAGGCGGTGGTGGTCGAGAAGATGGCGAAAGCCTTCGACGACAAGGTGCTGTTCAAAAACTTCGACATTACCGTCGAGGCGGGTGAGCGCGTTGCGATCATCGGCCCCAACGGTATTGGCAAGACTACCCTGCTGCGCACTCTGGTCGGCGAAATGACCCCGGATGCAGGTTCGGTGAAATGGACCGACAGCGCAGAAGTGGGCTACTACGCCCAGGACCACGCTCACGACTTTGAAGACGATCTGAGCCTGTTCGACTGGATGGGCCAGTGGACCTCCGGCGAACAGGTGATTCGCGGCACCCTCGGGCGCATGCTGTTCTCCAACGACGAGATCCTCAAGTCGGTGAAGGTGATTTCCGGTGGTGAGCAAGGCCGCATGCTGTTCGGCAAGCTGATCCTGCAAAAGCCGAACGTGCTGGTGATGGATGAGCCAACCAACCACCTGGACATGGAGTCGATCGAGGCGCTGAACCTGGCGCTGGAAAACTACCCGGGCACCTTGCTGTTCGTCAGCCACGACCGCGAGTTCGTGTCGTCGTTGGCCACGCGCATCATCGAGCTGTCGCCCGATGGCGTGGTGGACTTCAGCGGTACCTACGACGATTACCTGCGCAGCCAAGGCGTACTGGTCTGA
- the trbK gene encoding entry exclusion lipoprotein TrbK: protein MSRKALVFFSAAAFSAVVLAGCKEDAVDTAAYEPTGEHCQPDYLKTLPDNKAREDLVEKCMTSGAYKKSEPKTW, encoded by the coding sequence ATGTCACGCAAAGCATTGGTTTTCTTCTCTGCCGCCGCGTTCTCTGCAGTGGTTCTGGCGGGCTGCAAAGAAGATGCCGTCGACACAGCAGCCTACGAGCCGACTGGCGAACACTGTCAGCCCGACTATCTGAAAACGCTTCCAGACAACAAGGCGCGCGAAGACCTGGTCGAAAAGTGCATGACCAGTGGCGCTTACAAGAAGTCAGAGCCGAAGACCTGGTAA
- a CDS encoding DUF1003 domain-containing protein — protein MQPSISAQPVPHEGLEDVDHLRFHRAHEHMHHPFGNDAFARRAEAFARFFGTPLFLGSQSLVVLIWMGISLSGLSAFDPYPFILLNLAFSLQAAYAAPLILLAQTRQADRDKATAEADARHREAIAMANQRRQRDAEMQSKQLLQLLEQNTHLTEVTKQMSERIELLTSQMHAHLLASSVHAPLGNND, from the coding sequence ATGCAACCGTCAATCTCTGCGCAGCCTGTCCCTCATGAAGGTCTTGAAGATGTTGACCATCTCAGGTTTCACCGCGCCCATGAACATATGCACCACCCGTTTGGTAACGATGCTTTTGCCCGCAGGGCGGAAGCTTTCGCGCGCTTCTTTGGCACGCCGTTGTTTCTAGGGTCTCAGTCACTGGTGGTTCTGATATGGATGGGGATCAGCCTATCGGGGCTGTCAGCGTTCGATCCCTATCCCTTCATTCTATTGAATCTGGCGTTTAGTCTGCAGGCGGCCTACGCGGCCCCTCTGATTCTTCTGGCTCAAACCCGCCAAGCCGACCGTGACAAAGCAACAGCCGAAGCAGATGCGCGACATCGAGAGGCGATTGCCATGGCCAATCAACGACGTCAACGGGACGCGGAGATGCAAAGCAAGCAGCTTCTGCAGTTGCTGGAGCAAAACACACACCTCACAGAAGTCACAAAGCAAATGAGTGAACGGATTGAGCTCCTTACATCGCAGATGCACGCGCATTTGCTTGCGTCCTCAGTGCATGCGCCTTTGGGTAATAACGATTAA
- a CDS encoding VOC family protein — protein MAVKPIPEGQHSITPYLAINDAAKAIEFYKKAFGAVEMFRLDAPGGRVGHAELKIGDSSLMLGDPCDMEGGLTASQKLSGAGVGLHLYVEDCDKVYAQALAAGGTQLHPLTDQFYGDRSGTLKDPFGNIWFVSTHKEDLSPDEIRARAAKMFGGNPAAS, from the coding sequence ATGGCAGTCAAACCCATCCCCGAAGGCCAGCACAGCATCACCCCCTATCTGGCCATCAACGACGCCGCCAAGGCCATCGAGTTCTACAAGAAGGCCTTCGGTGCGGTCGAAATGTTCCGCCTTGATGCTCCTGGTGGCCGTGTGGGCCATGCCGAACTCAAGATCGGTGATTCGTCGCTGATGCTGGGCGACCCCTGCGACATGGAAGGCGGCCTTACCGCCAGCCAGAAGCTCAGCGGCGCAGGCGTGGGCCTGCACCTGTATGTCGAGGACTGCGACAAGGTCTACGCCCAAGCCCTGGCGGCTGGCGGCACGCAGTTGCACCCCTTGACCGACCAGTTCTATGGCGACCGCAGTGGCACCCTGAAAGACCCGTTCGGCAATATCTGGTTCGTCTCGACCCACAAGGAGGACCTGAGCCCTGACGAAATTCGCGCCCGCGCAGCGAAGATGTTCGGCGGTAACCCAGCGGCAAGTTGA
- a CDS encoding NADP-dependent glyceraldehyde-3-phosphate dehydrogenase, which yields MDRLLDSLFPSAENIPETWRLGAPMEQRDYLVNGELRQWDGPLATVRSPVWLKEGAEERQVVLGSAPLLDADTALTALDAAVQAYDKGRGAWPNMRVAERIQHVENFLARMREQRQAVVKLLMWEIGKNLKDSEKEFDRTCDYIVDTINALKDLDRRSSRFELEQGTLGQIRRAPLGVALCMGPYNYPLNETFTTLIPALIMGNTVVFKPAKFGVLLIRPLLEAFRDSFPPGVINVIYGRGRETVSALMASGKVDVFAFIGTHKAASDLKKLHPRPHRLRAALGLDAKNPGIVLPQVDLDNAVEEAVTGALSFNGQRCTALKILFVHEHVVDAFLDKFQRKLAALKPGMPWEPGVALTPLPEPGKVDYLDGLVADATAKGARVLNEGGGQSRGSFFYPALLYPVNNDMRVYHEEQFGPLVPVVPYRDLQTVIDYVLDSDYGQQLSLFGNDPATIGSLVDIFANQVGRININAQCQRGPDTYPFNGRKNSAEGTLSVHDALRVFSIRTLVATRFQEANKELISEIIRNRQSSFLTTDYIF from the coding sequence ATGGACCGTCTGCTCGATTCACTCTTCCCCAGCGCCGAGAACATTCCGGAAACCTGGCGCCTGGGAGCCCCAATGGAACAACGCGACTACCTGGTGAACGGCGAACTCAGGCAGTGGGACGGCCCCTTGGCCACGGTGCGCAGCCCGGTATGGCTGAAGGAGGGCGCAGAGGAACGCCAGGTGGTACTGGGTAGCGCCCCGCTGCTCGACGCGGACACCGCCCTTACGGCCCTCGACGCCGCCGTGCAGGCCTACGACAAGGGCCGCGGTGCCTGGCCGAACATGCGTGTGGCCGAACGCATCCAGCATGTCGAAAACTTCCTGGCCCGTATGCGCGAGCAGCGCCAGGCCGTGGTCAAGCTGCTGATGTGGGAGATTGGCAAGAACCTCAAGGATTCAGAAAAAGAATTCGACCGCACCTGCGACTACATCGTCGACACCATCAATGCCCTCAAGGACCTCGACCGCCGCTCCAGCCGCTTCGAGCTGGAACAAGGCACCCTCGGCCAGATCCGCCGCGCGCCGCTGGGTGTGGCGTTGTGCATGGGGCCCTACAATTACCCGCTGAACGAAACCTTCACCACCCTGATCCCGGCGCTGATCATGGGCAACACCGTGGTGTTCAAGCCGGCCAAGTTCGGTGTGCTACTGATCCGCCCGTTGCTCGAAGCCTTCCGCGACAGTTTCCCGCCGGGGGTGATCAACGTGATCTATGGCCGCGGCCGGGAAACGGTGAGCGCGCTGATGGCCAGCGGCAAGGTCGATGTATTCGCCTTCATTGGTACACACAAGGCAGCCAGCGACCTGAAAAAGCTGCACCCACGCCCGCATCGCCTGCGCGCCGCGCTGGGCCTGGATGCCAAGAACCCAGGCATCGTGTTGCCACAGGTCGACCTCGACAACGCTGTCGAAGAGGCGGTTACCGGCGCGCTGTCGTTCAACGGCCAGCGCTGCACAGCGCTGAAGATCCTGTTCGTCCACGAGCACGTGGTCGACGCCTTCCTCGACAAGTTCCAGCGCAAGCTGGCCGCGCTCAAGCCCGGCATGCCCTGGGAACCGGGCGTCGCGCTGACGCCATTGCCGGAGCCCGGCAAGGTCGACTACCTTGACGGCCTGGTCGCCGATGCCACGGCCAAGGGCGCACGCGTGCTCAACGAAGGTGGCGGGCAAAGCCGCGGCTCGTTCTTCTATCCGGCCTTGCTGTACCCGGTTAACAACGACATGCGCGTGTACCACGAAGAGCAATTCGGCCCCCTGGTACCCGTGGTGCCCTACCGCGACCTGCAAACCGTCATCGACTACGTGCTGGACTCCGATTACGGCCAGCAGTTGAGCCTGTTCGGCAACGATCCGGCGACCATCGGTAGCCTGGTCGACATCTTCGCCAACCAGGTCGGGCGCATCAACATCAACGCGCAGTGCCAGCGCGGCCCCGACACCTACCCGTTCAACGGCCGCAAGAACAGCGCCGAAGGCACTCTGTCTGTGCATGACGCCTTGCGCGTGTTCTCCATCCGCACCCTGGTCGCCACCCGCTTCCAGGAGGCCAACAAAGAACTGATCAGCGAAATCATCCGTAACCGCCAGTCGAGCTTCCTGACCACCGACTACATCTTCTGA
- a CDS encoding glycosyltransferase 61 family protein, with the protein MGSDISQFSASSAAKQHTWTLAAYRYMARKRLGKNTAIDLKSIATRSWDIAPGETTVSPAAIFLPGQLERVTGWEGKRFYPYVHPARTMEGGISTLQGPTRGYLIKDVWLVDGALYKGKASHWLSLKPSTFPTIIVDNEIDRGAIYCTQNGNSWFGTWLMEDCPTYALACNEGIPVTTAPSARYPLFTQAPAYEDWLGMKPLRLRSAFFRELVLFDDQGNNRSRHARYRAMGDKLLSHVPHAPHPGVFLLRGGDGDLRLLRNELELAEHLRVTRGFRVVNPLKSDVPSIVAACAGAKVVIGVEGSQLVHGVNVLQPGGSLLTLQPPDRFVSYYKYLTDRDHQHFAFVVGIPDGDGFRIDIEEVERTLDLLPR; encoded by the coding sequence ATGGGGAGCGACATCTCGCAGTTCAGTGCATCGTCCGCGGCCAAGCAGCACACCTGGACCTTGGCCGCCTATCGTTACATGGCGCGCAAGCGGCTGGGCAAGAATACCGCCATCGACCTCAAGAGCATCGCCACCAGGAGTTGGGACATTGCTCCAGGCGAAACCACTGTGTCCCCGGCGGCCATTTTCCTGCCTGGCCAGCTGGAACGGGTAACGGGCTGGGAGGGCAAGCGTTTTTACCCCTACGTGCACCCCGCTCGCACCATGGAGGGTGGCATCAGCACATTGCAAGGGCCAACCCGCGGCTACCTGATCAAGGATGTGTGGCTGGTCGATGGTGCGTTGTACAAAGGCAAGGCCAGCCACTGGCTGTCGCTCAAGCCAAGTACCTTCCCGACCATCATCGTTGACAACGAAATAGACCGCGGGGCCATCTACTGCACGCAAAACGGCAATTCGTGGTTCGGCACCTGGCTGATGGAAGATTGCCCAACCTATGCGCTGGCCTGCAATGAGGGCATACCGGTGACCACCGCACCCTCGGCCAGATACCCGCTGTTTACCCAGGCCCCGGCCTATGAAGACTGGCTGGGCATGAAGCCACTGCGCCTGCGCAGTGCGTTTTTCCGTGAGCTGGTGCTGTTCGATGATCAGGGCAACAACCGCAGCCGGCATGCCCGCTACCGGGCCATGGGGGATAAATTGCTGTCGCACGTGCCGCATGCCCCACATCCTGGCGTGTTCCTGCTGCGTGGCGGCGACGGCGACCTGCGCTTGTTGCGCAATGAGCTGGAGCTCGCCGAGCACCTGCGTGTCACCCGCGGTTTCCGTGTTGTGAACCCGCTCAAGTCCGATGTGCCGAGTATTGTTGCAGCCTGCGCCGGGGCAAAAGTGGTCATTGGCGTGGAGGGCAGCCAATTGGTGCATGGGGTAAATGTGCTGCAGCCCGGTGGTAGCCTGCTCACCTTGCAGCCGCCTGACCGGTTTGTGAGCTACTACAAATACCTGACCGATCGCGACCATCAGCATTTCGCTTTTGTGGTCGGGATTCCGGATGGCGATGGTTTCCGGATCGATATCGAAGAGGTGGAGCGCACGCTGGACCTGCTTCCACGGTAA
- a CDS encoding AraC family transcriptional regulator, producing the protein MIEVSRFWRDHALPFVEARRVGDGRQVCYAAHSHESFSIGVITGGRSTYLNGDLRIQVGAGTTVLMNPGVVHACNPIDAEPWSYLMLFVDMSWLQAQGFKLPTQTWSSSPALYQRLLQGFADLFDAGVPDREGRLAELFGTLPDFLGANAQARAEGNPRLSAAAAFIRAHRSDPLSLEDICTACGLSRAYLIRAFRQHYGLTPHGYLLDQRVQLARAQLRQGRAIAEVAQEAGFADQAHLQRAFKKHLAATPGQYRNAAGVR; encoded by the coding sequence ATGATCGAGGTTTCGCGGTTCTGGCGTGATCATGCATTGCCCTTTGTCGAAGCCCGGCGGGTAGGGGACGGGCGCCAGGTGTGCTACGCCGCGCACTCCCATGAGAGCTTTTCAATCGGCGTGATCACGGGTGGGCGCAGTACCTACCTCAACGGCGACCTGCGCATCCAGGTAGGGGCCGGTACCACCGTGCTGATGAACCCGGGTGTTGTGCATGCCTGCAACCCCATCGACGCTGAGCCCTGGTCTTACCTGATGCTGTTCGTCGATATGTCCTGGCTACAGGCGCAAGGCTTTAAATTGCCTACGCAGACCTGGAGCAGCTCGCCTGCGTTGTACCAGCGGTTGTTGCAGGGGTTCGCTGACCTGTTCGATGCGGGCGTGCCTGATCGGGAAGGCCGCTTGGCAGAACTGTTTGGCACATTGCCGGACTTTCTCGGCGCCAACGCCCAGGCGAGGGCCGAAGGCAACCCGCGGCTGAGCGCGGCAGCAGCGTTCATACGTGCTCATCGCAGCGATCCACTGAGCCTTGAAGATATCTGCACAGCGTGCGGCCTGTCGCGCGCCTATCTGATTCGAGCCTTCCGCCAACATTATGGGCTGACACCGCATGGCTACCTGCTCGACCAGCGTGTTCAGCTGGCCAGGGCGCAGTTGCGTCAGGGGCGGGCGATTGCCGAGGTTGCGCAGGAGGCCGGGTTTGCAGACCAAGCGCACTTGCAGCGGGCTTTCAAAAAGCATCTGGCGGCGACGCCGGGTCAATATCGGAATGCGGCTGGCGTCAGATAA
- a CDS encoding LysE family translocator, with the protein MSLSMSMAAFALAASISPGPVNIIALSSGANHGLRASLAHVAGATLGFCLLLVLVGLGLHQLLVRWPLMGQLLHWGGVTFLLYMAWKLARDDGQLTGMHSTPAPSAWQGAAMQWLNPKAWLAAVAGVGAYTGGEQHLLWLFTWIYGPICFISVASWAWAGSVVRQYLGNPRHLRLLNRGLAVLLVGSAVYLVI; encoded by the coding sequence ATGAGCCTGTCCATGTCCATGGCCGCCTTCGCACTCGCGGCGTCAATTTCCCCCGGCCCGGTCAACATCATTGCCCTGAGCAGCGGCGCCAACCATGGCCTACGCGCCAGCCTGGCACATGTGGCTGGCGCCACGCTGGGTTTCTGCCTGTTGCTGGTGCTGGTCGGGCTGGGCTTGCACCAGCTGCTGGTGCGTTGGCCGCTGATGGGCCAGCTGCTGCACTGGGGCGGGGTAACGTTTCTGCTGTACATGGCGTGGAAACTTGCGCGCGATGATGGCCAGCTGACCGGCATGCACTCGACACCCGCCCCCTCGGCCTGGCAAGGCGCGGCGATGCAATGGCTGAACCCCAAGGCCTGGCTGGCAGCAGTGGCCGGGGTCGGCGCTTATACCGGTGGTGAGCAGCACTTGCTGTGGTTGTTCACCTGGATCTACGGGCCAATCTGTTTCATTTCGGTGGCCAGTTGGGCATGGGCTGGCAGCGTGGTTCGCCAGTACCTGGGCAACCCACGGCACCTGCGCCTGCTCAATCGAGGGTTGGCGGTGTTGCTGGTGGGCAGTGCTGTCTACCTGGTTATCTGA